CATCAAAACATCACAATGAACcttttggaaaaaaaacatCAGCAACTCatacaataaaaagaaaaagaaaatgaaaagaagaaagtggAAATGGAAGGAGACCATTGTCGAAAACAACAAAATCCCAAACAAAACATTAGAATGAACTCTTTGGGGAACAATATCATCAACTCatacaacaaaaagaataagaaagtgaaaagaaaagttaCCATAATCTGGGACACCCACAGCCACCAGCCAAGCGGGTCGAAGAAGAGGCGTTAACGCCTTTCTTCCAATCTACCTCCAAACGAACTTTGGATAAGTAGGATTTAGTAACTAtgcaagagaaaacaaaaatttagggTTGAATTGTTCAATTTTTGCCTAGGGATTCCGattttaaaagggaaaaaatgtgGAAGGATATTTGATTTGCTTTGCCCGTTCTTTTTTTCAAAGTCTGAAGTGAAAATGAGAACCCCCCTCGTGACTCAAACAAACCTTAACACCCATACCGGCCATGTATATGGCACATGTCATTTGCCGTTATCTTGGGACTAAGAAGCATGGTTTTGTGTCTTATAGTACTAAAAATGACACCTGCCAAAGTTATGGTATCAACAGATTCAGCTCtagttttatgggactaaaaaaatatttttcctgaTTTAGTAACTTTAAAAATCACATCTTGAGATAAAGGacataggaaaaaatacaaacaacccccttgtgatatttgcaaatgatcaaattactattctatgaaagaaaaaataacaatttacttccctatatttttaaaaatacagctATTTATCTCaacatatttttcaaagtgaagtaatttatctctttagatagggaggtaaattgcttcattttaagaaatacaagggatgaattgttattattttcttaaaccgaataatttcttcatttacaatattatagggagttaattacttcatttattatatacaggGAGTTAAATTGCACAAACCCCAAAGGACATATTTGGTagcttttacttttttctgaaaattttacaaCTCTATCGTTGacatcaaaatttttgaaaagaaaaatagtctTATAACTATAGAAGGGTAGTAATTTTGGtcttgttgaaaaaaaaaatttcaatttggtcttataattaaaaaaaaaatacaattattggAACTGAGACcaattttgatagaaaatcGCATGTGACTGATACATGAGCCAATAAAATTGGAGATTCCAGCAAAAACTATTCTTGAGATAGCATTTATCCTCTTGAAGTAGTAAATACAACACGTACCCCTTTTAAATTGCAGAATTAGACAAATTACCCTCTatcatgaatatataattaactatatagttttaagagaaaagtattatttgtccgctaagtatgtctaattttaattttagttcgataactatgtccattttgatttaggtccagtaacttacaaaattgcttacttttagtcctctggcagattttcggacaattttatccctatgagtgcatatggactaaaactgcctttcaaaagttgcataggagtaaaattgtccgaaaatctgccagaggactaaaagtaagcaatttcgtaagttattcgacctaaaaaaaatggacatagttatcgtactaaaattaaaattaggcatacttagcggactaaaataatactttttcctagttttaaatatatttagtatagTAACTTTGcacattaattaaatcatcatcaatttttctaactaaaataaatatttttaaagcaagatataaaagtatttaataaataaatattttatattaaaagtaaaaataataaattaatataattgatgcacaataaacataatattccTAATTAGGGGTGTAGATGATTCAAGTCGAGCTGAACACATTATTGTTCaagtttgtttgaattattatcgaGCTTCaaaaattgtgtttgaatttagTTTGGTTATTATTCTAGACGAGCTCAAACGAGctttaattgaatcaaactCGAGTCGAGTTtgagtaatttgatattttgaagtatattttactattttttcacTAATCGAATCAAGTTCGAGCAGAGCTCAAAAGTTAtcgaataaaattttttgttcaagtttgatttgttaaatttgataaatcaaattcaaacgAGTTTTTATTGATCGATTTCAATTGagtattgaataatttaattattttttgagtacTTTTGCTAATGGCTCATATGTAGCGAAGCAGTTGAACAAAATCACAGCCAAGATGTGCCAAACTTGATTAATCCTtaactatctatatatatacatatatatatagctgcACTTCTTTGgtcatctttatttattactatGCTATAATTTTACTGGCAAATTAGTTGAGGATCACATGAGTTCAGCCTCCGACACTGTCCTGACTTCAAACTGCAATGGGCTCAACGAGGACAAATACTTACCACATGAGACACGATAACCTTATTGTTTGAGTAAACGAAGACGAAGAGCAACAATAAAAAGATCATTGTCTTTGTTATTGCACTCTTAAGTGTCGTGCATGCATCGTAAGGATTTGTCAATTTTCTTGCAAGTTTATACAACTGTTGATTAGAGGAAATGACATTGATCTTGACCAAAAGTATTAATAACTCaaccatataaaatatataaattattattcgtccttaaaaatataaaagtatgatCAGACAAGTGTTAGTGGgttcaattattatttgtgtCGAAAGATGAAAAGAATATCAAGTGTTagtgattaaaattattttgtatttgtgCCTAAAGATGAAAAGAATATCAGATaaggggtgaatagcaatttatccccctgtgatattaaaaatgagcacattacccccctataaaaaaaatatagcaatttatctccctatactttttaaaatgaagcaatttacctccttatatagggaggtagactgcttcattttaaaaatcataggggggtaaattgttgtattttaaaaaatatagggaggtaaatcgctatttattttttcacaagggggtaatttgctcatttgcgatatcacaagggggttgcttgcatttttcccatcAGATAAGTATCagtggattaaattattatttgtgcataaagatataaaattatcagatAAATATCAGTGTATATGGAATGCTTTTGAAATCAACTTATTTttcaccaaaagaaaaaacaagaaagactTTCAACTTTCATAAACGATCAAACAAGAACTTAATTTCTGACAACGGTTGATTAGAAATGAATAACATTGATCTTGacaaaaagtattaataattactcaaccatataaaatatataaaaaatatataaatgcaaaagCGTACTTGAATCCATATCCATAGAAAACTCAATGGAATCATGTCAACATCCTACAGATCAACATGTTTTCGCTAGCTTCCTTtagtttcttttctctctaatCTCTCTAATTATGGGATATTAGAAGATATAATGAAATATCGTGTGATATGGGGACCATGagacacatatatatagtaataaatattttaatttcagcccatcactaaaattgaaattataattagtttctACACATTAAAGACCCACATTCTATATATCAGATACATTAAGATCCAAATTACTGAAATTGTATTTGATCACTTTATTAAGCTTAAAACTTTGACAAtctataatacataattaaggATCTaacattattgaattaataaacCCAACAATCGGGgcaacataaaatataaaaaatacagtaacgCCCACAGTCTCAATAGTCAGTATAGAAGAAGATTTACTATTATCTAAAGTTTTATTAGTTgtgaactaaaattatgataaataattatattaatcatggctaattaaatcaaatttgatgttaaaatttagtttattcATCATGACAAATGCTTTAgctataattgtaaaaataattgttaataaACGTCGTATCGTCGTGGTCAATAACTAATTGcaatgactatttatttttaattatattaattagcaataattaaatattataattttttttctagatgGGGGAATTTGTATTCTTTTCCACGTTAGTGGGTTtgaggaaaaattacaattttagttttgtaaagGATATGGAGTGAAAAGTTTAGTCCAGTacgaatttattttggtattattatccaataattttaaaaagttagcaTACTAAGACCAAAAATTCCCAGAATTTGCTACGATAGTTGAAAAAATGTGTACAATAAGCTGGTCATATGTGTGTACTTTTCCTGCTTTAATAACAAAGTTCGatcattttattcttaatgtgcaaaattttttaaattacaacatataattatcaaaaataatttatacagaattaaaattatcacaaggctaaaattataattttctagaGGGTTTTATGCATTAGCGTATTCAGTCTGTGTGAAGttactataattttgtttaaaatattttccataaAGGAATATTcttttccaaatatattaaCGAAAAGATTatgcaatattaatttgtCCATGCCAAACTATGCTAAGTTTCGTATGAAAATTTATGCGCAAGAAACTAAATTgcaaatgatattttagaTGATGgaataaaatgatttatgcTAATAGgtaaaacttttgaaagaataaatttagaaaaatcacataatttaattgaaaattaatatcgCAAATTCATTGAAGGAACTAGTTCCTATGTCTCTATTTAGTGAAATAGCAATTGTAGTCCCATAagttatcatttattatgaaattagcatttttagttcataacttataaaattaacacttttagtgCTCATACACTTCTCCATCTACAATTTAAGGATGCAGATCACGTGCCTTGCACATTGccattaagtattttttattagagaaaaaatTGACCCTTTTTCAAATAGTAGCATATGAATGTTTCATTTGACCTACTTGATTCACTTGTGGAAGACATGATTTTTTGTGTTGCTTCTACTTGCttcaacttataaaaatataggaaggatatgattcaatttttgtgagagaagaggaggaaattgctatatttcttgccctaattttctttaaaatttatttttttccactcAAATGCAATTATATTTTCCCCCAAAATTGGTCCCAAACTagaaaacaaatcaattttcCCTCCAACCAAAAATGCTTAACGATCACATGTTAGGCACGTGTGTTACACCGTTAATTGTAGACAAAAAAGTGAATGAGGACAAAAAGTGCTAATTATtaagttacgggactaaaaatattaatcccCGACtgaatagaataaaaaataaaacggGCTACcatataagattaaaattgttattttcccTCTCTATTTGTAtgaatatgtgtgtgtgtatgtgtgtttatgggtttttttttataaaaatataattttaccgaatttatggaaaaaatattttgagatatatttttatatattgcgtgatttacttaattttcatgttccatattaaattttattatttttcattaaaatataatcaaatatatacaaataaaaaagtatacgGATAAAAGATTATCTAAATGTTTAATATATGTCATTTGTATATATCAAATTCCTGCTAATATTTGAAATCGTCTTTATTCCTAAAGTTTATCCCTCTCAGTTTTCAAaactttctaatattttttagtattttttatttaattaattgatatatacttttcaaaattataatattgttgtAAAATCCATACTTTATTAAGCACACATATTCGAGTGTGCCATATATACTTAGTACTAGTTATAATTGAAGAACACTTCTTTTTggtatgtcaatttttttggtccgtcgttatttcattttttaaattatttcaagggtttcttttgttcttttctgaACCTccaattctctctctcatctCCCGCTCTTTTCTCAATAACTTCCCAcaacttttatctttttactaattttttatttatttaactaaaaaatatatttttaaagagcaaataatatattatttaaattttaaattaattgcaaaCACATTCGAATTTGTCACACACACTAGTACGATATAATTGACGGGGGGAACGGGGggaaaattatatcataacCCCTTTACAGATTTCTTGGATAAATCAGTGACATGCAGAGGAGAGGGAGAAGCAAACATGCTCTTATTTCATTCAACAATACGTAGGAAATTTGTCTTGTACGAGAAGCAGACATCAAGTCTTTATTTTTATCGATTAATTTGCTTTAACTTTATCTGCAAATTAAGTCCGAGGAGCAAAGGAATGAGCTCCAGCCTCGCGACATGCATTGTCCGATCTTCAGGTCGTCAGAGGCTCGACCAGCACGCAGCTTATATAGTCTCTCGTATTAGTTTGGGAATTGGTGTAGTCATCATTATCCGCGTACAAGAGATGTATGACACGAGCAAGATCGACAACAGGTTTAAGGATCGACATGGAGACTGGTGTCGGTTCAAGGCATTCTTGATTCATATCTTTCCATGCTTTCTTCACTTGTTCCCTAAGTTGAGCAAAAGTGTCCATCTTTGAAGCACCATTTTGGTTCATGTAACAATGCACTGCTGtgtattttttctcaatctgTGTCAACCAAAATCTTGTAAGGATCACTTTAGgataattcatatattcaagaatttaGTACCAATTTCctgtttaatattttcttaattaccCCAAATCCCACGATGTCGTCCATGAATCGACAAACGATTGCCGATGCTTGTACTATTAGGGGTTTACTTGTAATCCATTCAAGGTCTTTCTTCGTCACTGTGTTTCTCACACCAATCAGGGAAAGTGTTGCCATCATCGCATGACCAGTAGTTACAAGAGCCACCTCTGTATATTCCTCCATCGTTGGCATATACTTACTGTAAACCCATTCTGCCTCTTGTAAAAATGCCCTCgtcaattttttcatctctacagaaaaaatttgaaatggaCGAATCATCAAAAGCAATTGGAAacaattgatatattatgtAGTACTAGGAAACAATATACATAAAGATTGATCATTAAAATGATTATGTTTGTGTTAGATTGGAGTGAAAGGGCGTCTCATTGGAAGACGGGCCCTTCAGACTTATCAAACTCCTCTTCAATCAATATGGGCTGGACGCTTTCAGCCCCCAAACAAGGAGCTAGGATGGGCACATGCTCTGGTCCTTAGGGATGAGGGCGCAAAATGATGCAActtgattaatattttcttacgCAACGTATAAACATCTTTTTTAAGAGCCTCACGAGGTGGTGCAGAAAAAGCACCTCAATAGAAATATGAGATGTAAAAGTTTATAAGttgctcaatttttttatttgcaatcAATGTAGGATGattgttaaatatatgtatatatatatattacatatatatacctcttCTTTTGTATATTGAACAAGATATGATTCCCCTCCATTCTCCACTTCAGCTTCCATCTCAAGGTACACATCTAAAAAGGCTTTGTAACATATTCCCATGTACGGTGGCAATTGGTCCAGGTCATTAACATCCCACCTACCCATCatgttaaagaaaagaaattaaacttataattgtcaaatgaaatatatatatactcaaaaattatatatattaattaaattaagtgaTCATATGCTGACTAAAATAGCTAGTGAACTGTCTCGAACAAAAACTTGGTGCAACCTCTGAACAATTCTCGTAAAGAGTTGGAGATCCTCTAACGTGCCATAGATGTCGTAAATGTCATCCATAATGGAAATCAGAGCAAGGACTTTGGTGAGTATTCTTCTTTCAAATTGGTATTGGGGCTCGAAGTACACTCCCAATATCCAAAAGTAGCATTCTGCCACTCTATCTCTTgcaaaagataatttatttgtaaaatttaaatccttCCACCACCTGCAATATCATTTCACTTAGCGCTAAAgatttaaattcaacaaacaCATATGCAGAAAATTCTTATCCAAATTAGGTTCGATTGAACCAAATCAGTCATGGAGTAAGTGTGAGACACTTGTTAAGTGATTGGTAActtttttctgaattatacatcaatcacatgataagtgCATCGCACTTgccatataattggttcagaTCCGAACAAACCTTATCCggattagaattttcttgCCACAtagtatgtataattaaatttgtacgTTAAGTACCTTGTAATAAGACTGAGCTCTTTCTGATGCATCTTTTGTACAATATTGAAATCCAACTTTGCGAAATTCAATAGTATCTCATTATGTGATTTATGTTGTTGGTAGGCAGCAATGAATTTCCAGGCTCCCAACCTCGTCAAACTCTTGAGTATTGGGATCTTCAAGGCTTCTTTTACTTGTTTGGAAAGAGAAGTGGTCATGATTGGGAGTAAAAACTGAAGTTTAGAGGAGGAAAACTCTAATGCTTTATCAAGAATTTCATCCCCATCTACTCCAAAATGTGCCGCCTCATATAAATCTAATAAGTCTTCAACATTTTCGAACATCATCTCATTAAAATTTCCTTCCTTGTCCGTGAATTTGCTGAACACATCTGATATGGGAAATTAACAATCATGTTATTGGTGAGCAATATCTCTAACTAATCACATTAATTATGAGAGAAATTCACTGCCTTTATTTAGTCTAAGAAGATAAACACCACAtgatttttaatccaaatcGTGTACtctttttgcaatttagtcttataaatttaaaattttgtcaaatttagaTCTTTTTCATCCAACTCTTTCAGAATTGTGATTTTTCAGCCAGCATATGACACGGCAGTCCAATTAGGTTTGAATATTTATGATGATGTGGCGGCCGACTGGACTGCCCTGTAATCATAACTGTCCAAAAGCCCCAATTTTAAAGGCCGTGCaaatcacatgcaattttaCAATCATATGCAAGTCACATGTTGATGAAAAATGATTAaacttatcaaaattttaaagttacagaactaaattgcaaaaaataattcgtGCAGGACAAAAAAAGCCACTACCtaattacatgactaaaattacatttcccCCCATATATTTATgcacatttataaaatatttttataaaagtatatacatcgtatgtatgtataaaaagaaacgaaagataaaatatcaaatatacaCGTAAGTATCTAGATTGGAGAGTAGTCCAACtttgaagaataaaaaatttacaaatactaATCATGTAGAAGATCCATTTAGAAAAGGCACTATCATCTACTCGAAAGTCGAAAATAACTAAGGCTCAATACGTACCAGGCGAGATAGCATAACCTTGTTGTCTGAGTAAACGAAAACGCAGAGCAACACTACGGACATTGTTGTCTTTGTTACTGCACTCCGAGTAAATGTCATAAATGCATTTTAAGgattttccaatttcttcttcaaaatgATAGCTTACTCCAAGGCGTTGGATTGCGTCAATAAGTTCTAATTTGTGAGATGAATCATCTGGCGTTTGGTTCAGTACCTTcctcatcatttttttttgcttttggaGTTCGTCCTTTTCAACACTAGATATTTcctacacatatatatgaaataatattgtgcataatatgtttttattctttttcattaacTAAAAGCAAccaactattatttttttaataaatcgaTTATAATTAGCATGatcgaatatatatatctaacaaCTACCGACAACTATAGGAATCACAtactaatatcaatattagataattatatctaatcaaTAACTACTATTTAATGTAGAATGACACACACATTACCAAAAATGCAACTGTTAACCATGGCTAATTgccatgattaaaaataaaataactatagCAAATATCATTGACCACAACCATGCAATTGTGGTCATAGCCATGGTATCTGCGAGGGTGACTAAAACATTTGTCTGGCTTTTAgccatgaaaaatatttttattggtagaaaatttatatgtttggattggttttatttaaccatagtcaataaaaactattactacaatttttaatccataacTATTAAATTGTAActgatagttattttttttctattcacattattgaaataaaataacttcTCCAACAATATTGATGGAgttctcaataataatatgcACGATTCAACGTATGTGAAATTATgactttcataaaataataattatacaaaaaacaTATAAGCATAGAATTAATTTCGTACCGTAGAGGCATACGCCAAGAAATATTCTCCCCAAATGGTGGGATGAAATTTGACTGAGCGACGAACATCATCTAAATCGTCATTTTTAGTGAAAATAGGAAAATTTGATGAACCAAATTCCATTTTTGATTTATCTCCcgtgtttgttttcttttgctagCAAGCACTTCTACTTGTTCCTCTTGCGTCCACCCAAAATGGTGTACGTATATATAGGGAGTCGAGGGGTGGAAAAGAagtctaattatttatttatttggtaaattatattttatcattagaattatatttttttttattttgttataaaaacttttttttgtgtcaacttaccatttcaactttgcgtaattgcactttgtcatatataacaaattttcttattaatttttctacctaaaaaatatcacatgtgcacttcatgtgatttttcttattgatttttctaccTAAATAATGTCACATTCTTTTTAGCCGACGATGACAAAGTTAAGTCATTATCGTTGCTCTATATTATTGGTGATAAGATTCGCCTGCttcatcatatttattattctcATCACATCTTATTTTGCAAAAGAATTGTCAGTATTGTATATTTATGAGATactttttaagatttttacTTTACAATAAAAATGCACCACGCTCATCATCATGCATGTATTCTTTCCTAAATTAAGATGGTAAtcgacacaaaaaaaaaaaaaagtttagatgtcaaagtgtaaaattatcatagttcggatggcaaaatataattcaccCTTATTTGCCACAAAGTGAGAAATTTGTGAACCTTAACTCTTAGTTgccacaaaaatataattcatgaGCGTTACGCTCGACAACGATGTGGCCTTTTTCTGCTACCAAGAAAATTGTGTGCTTCACCCTTCAGCAAAGACATACACAGCTAGTGCATGTGAAGCAATTTTATCAACAAGACATAGTTTAATTGACGAAGCTGACAATTACCAATGAATGGAGAAATCGAAGTTAATAAGggatacaaaaaataattttgcagatggaaaaataacaataacataagaataattattgagagaatattgttgaatttttataatagcTAACCAGTACTAtctcatatatacaaatactcAGACACATAAATGTAAAAGCGACTGAATTATGATTTCAACTTTTTGTTAAAACATTCTATCAGTATCATAGTCCTCCTGGATTGGCATAACTTTGGTACCACAAACTGAAATAGCTCACATGTCATTTGGTTTTATCTAACCAGGGTCAAGTCATTATCTACTGCAGGGACCAATAGAATGTGTGATTACATTAGCTTTCTTCTATATCATGAATCTTATTTTGCAATatgtttttcatatattttaaaaatatatcatagtagtcgagaaaaatatttcatattaattttaatcattacaCATCTATACTAAGTATATAAttgtaacaatatttttgtaaaggaTCTAGTATATCAAATTTCGAATCAAatggtatatttatttaatttaatcaaacaacaatataattatagaataaattgaaaattttaaagatatatatgtatatatatatatatatgaatttaacaTCCAACTGTTATCTATATCTTTATATGAATAATCAAATGAGGCTGGAAAAAACAGCAAAAGTTTTTGTGAGAAAATGTGTCATGATTGGTCGTGCGGGTTTGTATAAAGAATGTGGTTTTCAAGAAAtgttttgcaaaattataatctcGTCCACTCGTAATTCATGGTATTGTTCAATAACAGTTTCATAttcacaatatattattatgcattgtatttttaatttttttctatttatattagtaaaaggTGAATCTCTCGCAAGGCAAGTACAACTATAAATTGAATCAATTTGCAAAActaaagatttaatttatgaaatttttttactttaattagtTCTTAGAACTCTACTGTCTTTCATCTCATAAGCACTATTTTCGTAAGAACTactattttatagaaatatttttgctcCCGATTGTTATTGATgtgtattaaaatttcttatcattttaaaaaatatgaataattctaaaaattatatatgggAGCCACGTGGAACCAGTCGCTAGTACAATTGAAAAGCAATCTATtggtgtttttaattttataattttttaagtataacaATAACACGAAAAGGATTATTGagagaataaaattgaaattttatac
This genomic window from Sesamum indicum cultivar Zhongzhi No. 13 linkage group LG12, S_indicum_v1.0, whole genome shotgun sequence contains:
- the LOC105175139 gene encoding germacrene-D synthase-like isoform X1; its protein translation is MEFGSSNFPIFTKNDDLDDVRRSVKFHPTIWGEYFLAYASTEISSVEKDELQKQKKMMRKVLNQTPDDSSHKLELIDAIQRLGVSYHFEEEIGKSLKCIYDIYSECSNKDNNVRSVALRFRLLRQQGYAISPDVFSKFTDKEGNFNEMMFENVEDLLDLYEAAHFGVDGDEILDKALEFSSSKLQFLLPIMTTSLSKQVKEALKIPILKSLTRLGAWKFIAAYQQHKSHNEILLNFAKLDFNIVQKMHQKELSLITRWWKDLNFTNKLSFARDRVAECYFWILGVYFEPQYQFERRILTKVLALISIMDDIYDIYGTLEDLQLFTRIVQRWDVNDLDQLPPYMGICYKAFLDVYLEMEAEVENGGESYLVQYTKEEMKKLTRAFLQEAEWVYSKYMPTMEEYTEVALVTTGHAMMATLSLIGVRNTVTKKDLEWITSKPLIVQASAIVCRFMDDIVGFGIEKKYTAVHCYMNQNGASKMDTFAQLREQVKKAWKDMNQECLEPTPVSMSILKPVVDLARVIHLLYADNDDYTNSQTNTRDYISCVLVEPLTT
- the LOC105175139 gene encoding beta-caryophyllene synthase-like isoform X2 → MEFGSSNFPIFTKNDDLDDVRRSVKFHPTIWGEYFLAYASTEISSVEKDELQKQKKMMRKVLNQTPDDSSHKLELIDAIQRLGVSYHFEEEIGKSLKCIYDIYSECSNKDNNVRSVALRFRLLRQQGYAISPDVFSKFTDKEGNFNEMMFENVEDLLDLYEAAHFGVDGDEILDKALEFSSSKLQFLLPIMTTSLSKQVKEALKIPILKSLTRLGAWKFIAAYQQHKSHNEILLNFAKLDFNIVQKMHQKELSLITRWDVNDLDQLPPYMGICYKAFLDVYLEMEAEVENGGESYLVQYTKEEMKKLTRAFLQEAEWVYSKYMPTMEEYTEVALVTTGHAMMATLSLIGVRNTVTKKDLEWITSKPLIVQASAIVCRFMDDIVGFGIEKKYTAVHCYMNQNGASKMDTFAQLREQVKKAWKDMNQECLEPTPVSMSILKPVVDLARVIHLLYADNDDYTNSQTNTRDYISCVLVEPLTT